The Pecten maximus chromosome 12, xPecMax1.1, whole genome shotgun sequence genome includes a region encoding these proteins:
- the LOC117338951 gene encoding uncharacterized protein LOC117338951 — protein sequence MPGSGPKSFQCVACGKRTRPKERRFVNTDVYKDFIQHLAIEVTANDVTCQTCFVKYKRSAKTVKPKLCENVTDSEDTPKDPNYVPPPKKPRNDNQFKSPQNIPLPILSSGNSHSTCCICKKRGSKLMTVSIDCRTRLFEEKGHLLLAGSRCCCKHLDSDKYFNEEALCSVTDNSTNSQEGSTYFNKTDISSLIANIRAIVVRNERYRIDFDNNYSLTDADYQNLTGITNADFNDLCLLLSSSTSIRCTKNRTSRTCIALLLVKLRTGMSNRLLSTLFNIGKSSVRRAIMSARQFLSVNFTPRNVGFQHVTRDDVIEHHTRPLAQELFGTMINKPAILVVDGTYIYIEKSNNFQFQRRSYSIHKNRPLVKPMVIVTTTGYIVSILGPYHADSKNNDASILKHNIQTNMENMKDWLQTDDLLVVDRGFRDSLEFLSDLGIKYQMPTFLQKGQKQHTTEEANASRLVTKIRWIVESVNGRLKQWRYLQNVMPNTQIPAIGDYVRLVAALCNRYRTPLNTGTTEGDQLVAAKMKVLASKGNALQQRVQEENLDIRNHSWKSIDVADAVDQFPSMSEEDIRNLTIGVYQVKLARSYTSEHLSEDGDYTIMVNDEVNGMLRARIQSRHTSAKKYLLWIEYSPAVVLGWFCQCKAGARVVGTCAHVSAVVWYLGYARHVGSVRGVKDWSAFLEDAAKVPELVDGSDSDNSDPEE from the exons ATGCCAGGGTCCGGGCCTAAGTCTTTTCAATGCGTTGCGTGTGGCAAACGTACACGGCCAAAAGAAAGAAGATTTGTTAACACTGATGTCTACAAAGACTTTATTCAGCATTTGGCCATAGAAGTAACAGCAAATGACGTTACATGTCAAACATGTTTTGTGAAATACAAAAGGTCAGCAAAAACTGTAAAACCTAAGCTGTGTGAAAATGTGACCGATAGTGAAGATACACCAAAAGATCCGAACTATGTTCCACCGCCTAAAAAACCTAGAAATGATAACCAATTTAAAAGTCCTCAAAATATTCCATTACCCATTTTGTCATCTGGTAACAGTCATTCCACCTGCTGTATATGCAAAAAGAGAGGTTCAAAATTGATGACAGTCTCCATCGACTGCAGAACTAGACTATTTGAAGAAAAGGGTCATCTGCTTCTAGCTGGATCTAGATGTTGCTGTAAACACCTTGATtcagataaatattttaatgaagaGGCACTTTGCTCTGTGACCGACAACTCGACGAATTCTCAGGAAGGCAGcacatatttcaataaaactgatatttcgTCACTAATTGCAAACATAAGAGCTATTGTAGTGCGAAATGAACGATACCGAATTGACTTTGATAATAACTATTCTTTAACTGACGCAGATTATCAGAATCTCACAGGCATTACAAACGCTGACTTCAATGACTTATGCTTACTTTTATCGAGTAGCACATCCATTCGATGTACAAAAAACCGAACAAGTAGAACATGTATTGCCTTATTGCTCGTTAAATTGAGAACAGGTATGTCAAACCGACTACTGTCCACTTTATTTAATATAGGAAAATCTAGTGTGCGCAGGGCGATTATGAGTGCAAGACAATTTCTTTCTGTTAATTTCACACCAAGAAATGTGGGATTCCAGCATGTTACACGAGATGACGTAATTGAGCACCATACAAGACCACTAGCGCAAGAATTGTTTGGCACCATGATCAACAAGCCCGCTATATTAGTTGTGGACggcacatacatatacattgaaaagagtaacaattttcaatttcaacgaAGATCTTACAGCATACATAAAAATAGACCACTCGTCAAACCCATGGTGATCGTAACAACGACTGGGTACATCGTTTCTATTCTGGGACCATATCACGCCGATTCAAAAAACAACGATGCTTCCATACTGAAACATAATATCCAGACCAACATGGAGAACATGAAGGATTGGCTGCAGACAGATGACCTCCTAGTTGTGGACAGAGGATTTAGGGATTCCCTGGAGTTTCTGAGTGACCTCGGAATAAAGTACCAGATGCCAACATTCCTTCAGAAAGgtcaaaaacaacacacaacagAAGAg GCCAATGCTTCTCGACTCGTTACAAAAATCCGATGGATAGTCGAGTCAGTAAATGGACGGTTGAAGCAGTGGCGATATCTTCAGAATGTCATGCCGAACACTCAGATACCAGCCATCGGCGACTACGTGCGGCTTGTTGCAGCCCTGTGCAACCGCTACCGAACACCACTCAACACTGGCACAACTGAAGGTGACCAACTGGTAGCAGCTAAGATGAAG gttCTGGCGTCCAAGGGGAATGCTCTTCAGCAGCGTGTCCAGGAGGAGAATCTCGACATCCGAAATCACTCCTGGAAATCTATAGATGTTGCCGATGCTGTTGACCAGTTTCCCTCCATGTCAGAAGAAGACATCAGAAACCTGACTATCGGAGTGTACCAAGTGAAGCTTGCTCGTTCTTACACATCAGAGCACTTAAGCGAGGACGGCGACTACACAATCATGGTTAATGATGAGGTTAATGGTATGCTGCGTGCCCGTATTCAAAGTCGACACACCAGTGCGAAGAAATATCTTCTTTGGATTGAGTACAGTCCCGCTGTTGTTTTAGGCTGGTTTTGTCAATGCAAGGCTGGAGCTCGAGTTGTCGGCACATGCGCACATGTATCAGCTGTTGTTTGGTATCTGGGATATGCACGACATGTGGGAAGTGTTAGGGGCGTAAAAGACTGGTCTGCATTTCTGGAAGACGCTGCTAAGGTTCCAGAACTTGTAGACGGATCTGATAGCGACAATAGTGACCCGGAGGAGTGA